The stretch of DNA GCATCCATGCAGGAATGGGTAAAGGCCCCTTAAACAAAAATAGAGTTAGTTATGTTAGTTCTTTTACTGTTTCATGGTTCCATTTATAATGTCAGACATGGATTTGCTTACTATCCATTGATCAATTACTATCCTTTGTGTTATGTCTCCATGTCACAGAGGACGAATACGAATTAAAGTTGGACAACTAGCAAGTTTAGAACTTGAACTGGGACCTAGATCTTCCAATTCCTACAGCTAGCCtccctttccattttctctgtggTCATCACTAATGCAGTTTTTGACCCTCTTGTCCAGAAGCTGCCAAACAGACAACAGAAGCCAGGACTGGCCCTGCCTTAGATGGCTTTCAGTGCAGGAAAGTATCAAGACAGGCTTCTTCGTAGCGTACAAATCTCTCCACCTTTTCTGCTAAGCACCTCATGCATGCAGCTGCCAATCTAACACCTCCATTTGCATGTTTAATCATCATCTCAGGCTAATGCGATCAAGCAGACTTTTTGACCTTCATCCCTGCCTCCTCTAGTCttctcatctctccctctctttttgagacagagtttggctctgtcgcccaggctggagtgcaggggtgccattttggctcacagcaacctctgcctcctgggctcaagccatcctcccaacgcagcctcctgagtagctgggtcttcccatctctttaaaaaacgATTCATTCAATTGTTCAGAACAAAACCCTAGAGTCATATTtaattcctcccttcctcttgcACTTCTAAGCCAATCATTCAGCTCtactttgaaaatgtttctttactCATCCACTGCACCAAGCCACCATCACCTCGAGGCAGGAATATTCAATGGCCTCATAAGTGGTCTCCCTATTTGTGTTATATTCAATGCATGTCTTTTATTACTCAAAATCCTAGAAAGACCTCTCCTCACCATCCATGATTGTTTCCCACCTTCCTCGCTGTGATCCCATCATTGACCACTCAAGACTATGTTCCAGCCTACTTTCTGCTCCTTGAACAACACCCTTAGTGTGATTCCCGCTTCTGTGACTTCGCATGAGTCCCCTGTCTGCCTGGACACTCTGCCCCCAACCTTGAAGTGCTGACCCTTCCCTGCCACTCAGTTGAAAGTCAAATTCCATTTCCTTGTGAGGGCGTCCCTgaatacccacttttaattaactctctgcctcctcccatcACTTCTGTTTTACCCCCTCTTTTGGTTTCTTCCCGTCTTAGTTTCACAAGAGCCAGGGCTGTTTCTGACTTCTTTCCCTGTCAGGCCTCCTCAGATAGGACAGGTCCTCTGCCTCACCGACTTCAATCAGTATTTGCTAAGTAAACAGAGCACAAGAGGATCATGTTGTCACCAAAGAGCAGCTCTGCCTCCAATGGCATAAGGATTGTTGGAACCTCATCCTTCCTTCAAGTTCTGGTTCAAAAAATTCCATGCTATCCCTCAAACAGCCTTGCCCAAGTGCCTGTTTTATTTGCCTGTGTTGTCTGTTATTTCTTCCCTACTGTCCTCATTTGCCATGTGGCTCAGTGGCGGCTGGAGATCTCCATGCTGGCCCCTGGGAGCAGCTGCTAAGACTTGGCGCCTCAGGACACCTTGGTACCTGTGGACGTCGACCACCAGGCTTCTCCTCTGTTCGTGTCTTTGCAAGAATGAGAACCTGCCCCCATACCATTTGTGTTGTGTGGGCCTCAGGAGGCATGGACTCACACACCCAGCTTCCTGCAAGCCCTCTGGTGCATTGCAGTGTTCACCCCCAGCTGTCTATTACGGCCACCACCCAGGGCCTCTGGTGCAGGCTCCTTAGAGAGAGGCCAGGAAACTGCTGGAGTGGTACGTGCCAGCAAGTCTCAGGGGAAGAGAGGACTTCTCTCCTTAGTAAAGAACCCGTGGAGGTCAGGAAGACAGTTCAGACTCAAAGCCGAATTTGAAAGTTAAGCTGACGGCCCAACTAGGGCAGATTGGAGGAGCCAGGTGGAAAGAGGATGTGGGAGATTCAGGAAAGAGGTGGAAGGAGAAGCCTGGAAGGGCGGCCCCATTCCTGGAGCATGGCCAGCAGTGCTTCATCAGGACCTCGACCTTCACCCACTGGCAGGAGCGTGTTCCTCACATGACTTGTAGGATCACCAGGGAAACACACAAatggaagaattaaaaaatatctgcTAGGAGCCCCCACGCTCCCCACAACTCATCACAGAGCAAACTCCTTGGCTACTTCTTTTCTTGGGCTGTCTTTTCATTTGGCCTGTTTGCCTGCCTGAACTTTGGGGTCTTTGTTCCCAGCATCCAAACTTCCTACCAGCGACTTTCCATCATGAGCTCCCTTCCAGTCTTCTGGAAATTGTCAGATGTGCCTGGATTTGTAGGGCCTGCACGAGATATGTTGTCAATCTGGGATTTTTGCAGTTCACACTCCAGTGTGCAACAGCAACCAAATGGAGATGGAGGACGTGAAGATGAGCTACTGGAGATGCTGATGAAACGTGTATGAGGACGGCAATGCTATCTGTGTCCTGCCCGTGGAATTGACCAGATACTGCGGCTTCCTTTTGCTTCCCAAGGCCCGGATTGACCTGAAAATTGATATGCTTTGCTCTATACTCCATCTCCCATTGACCATGGGGTGAAAGCACCCTTTCTCAGTCAGCCTCACTGCTTCCCCACAGATGGAGGGATTTCCTGCGGGACCATGGGCCCTGGGCCTTCCTTTCCTACCGTCTCTTGAAAGCCTCCTCCAGATGTGCTGCCTGGCTCAGCTCTTTGGGTGACTTTCGTTCTGTCTCAGGTGACTCATTAAGATTCACACAGGGCTGTGTCCCGGGCTGGGCTGGAGTTGACATTTGGGGAGGAGACCACTGTTCTGGAACAGAGCAGTGATTGGTTTAATTGAAATCTGATAGATCATCATGTGAAAAGCTGGCATGTAAGCATGCTCCCCGAAGCCTGCAGGGCCCTGCGCGGCCTCTTGCCTGGTCATCACATACAGGCGGTCCTCTTGCATGGTTGGGGGCCTCACCTGCACCACAGGCCCCCAAGCCAAACAATGGGATTGTACGGAGACCGTCCTGGGCAGGTCCCCACGTCAGGTCTTGCAGTTTGCAGCAGGTAGCCCTGGGCTATCCTGCCATGCAAGAGCTGCCTTCTCAGCACAATGGAGTTCTACGGCTGCCTCGGCTGCAGAGGCCAGAACCGGAGCCTCGCTGAGCACCTCCATGGATGCATTTTGCAAAGGGCCGAGTAAGAGGCATTAACGTGGCCTGACAGCAAGTGGGATTAAACCAGGATTAAATGATCAGTCCTAAACCAATGCAGACCAGTAATAGGTCTCATGATAAAAGTAgccaaatactaaaaaaaaaaaaaaaaaaaatctattcttggACTTGTTACTTTCCTGGGAAGAGGGTTATTTCTTGTGAAATATGCAGGGATTGGAACTTTCCCCAACAGCTCACAGTGAGCTCATTCACTGCCCTGCCTGTGCTGGGGGGTGGTGGGTGGTGAGAGGTGCAAGTGAAGGGCCTGGatagaggcagagggaggagaggggacggggagatggggagggagaaTGGGGGATTCACTCTGGGAGAGCTCCATTTGTATGATCCACTGACCTTTCAAACCTGACGCctgatgttttgaaaaaaatgacagaaaatatgggccgggtgctgtggctcacgcctgtaatcccagcactttgggaggctaaggcaggtggatcacgagatcaggagttcaagaccagctggccaacatagtgaaagcccgtttctactaaaaatacaaaaattagccaggtgtggtggcccatctctctaatcccagctacttgggaggctgaggcaggagaattgcttgaatctaggaggtagagattgcagtgagccgagatggtgcctctgcactccaggcactggatgacagagcggggctctgtctcaaaaaaaaaaaaaaaaaaaaaatgaagtaggaGGATGTCATTGAGGGGCTTAGCCACATGCTACAGATCTTTTTATACCAAGATGCATTTGATGATTAGCTAAGTAGGACAATTTGTTACTTTAAGCCTCTACAACCAAAGGGGCAAGATAATTATCTCCCAGAGAACAAGTTGATCTTCCTTGAAGGATAAGGAGTTTCCCAAGCAGCAGGAAGAGCTTCTGTTCCCAATTCCAGCCTTTGAAGTTTATGCTTCAGAAGCAAACCTTAGCATTTAATACAGGAAGGCGTGCACGTGCGTGTGCATGAGTTTGTACCCACACATGTGACTCAAGCATCCCTGTGACAATGGGTTGCCTGCGGGTAAGTGTGGGATGTGTGGAGAAGGTAGAAGGGTTTAGGGCGTGGGCTCAGTACCCTGATGAGATATTTAAAGCAGGCAAAGGGATTCAGCAAAATGCAGCTCCCATTTCACCATTTCTTCAGATCCTGCCTTAGTTATTTACTGCTGTGGTTTTAAACTCTGCTCTTCGAAACTGTTGAGTTCTGCAGAGGTCCTTCGAGAGGTGTGTGGGGGCGAGGGAACCCGGCCGCCTTCCTTTCCCCACCTCTGCTTTCAACTGTTTCATATGCATCATGCAAATCACAGCTTTCATGGCTCAGGTCCTTATGTGTACAATGGGCATCATGGCAGCGTCCAGGTCAGAGGGTGACCAGAGTGACATGAATTAAGACATGAGAGGACTCCAAAGAGTGGTCAGGCCTCTGACATCCTAAGAGCTCCATAAATAGTCACTATTATTTTGTGTTACTGGGGGATACACTTTTCATTTGTAAGATGACTTCCATGGGGCCCCACCCCTCGTGACCCCGTCTCACCCGCTGCAAATACCATCCCTTGGAAGGGCAGGACTTGAGCCTATGAATTTgagggggacacagttcagtccaAACCTCTTGGTGTATCTGTATATCCACTTCTGCATGTGTAAAATGAAGAGAACAGACAGCTTCTGACCTCATCTCTAAAGGCGCAGGAAGGAGGTAGAAAGGCCCTGGCCTGAGACTGAGCAAGTCTGCCAGCGCAAGGCCGGATCTGCTGCTTCTGCGCGGGGAGGCCCTCGGAAGGGTGGCAGGTGCCCACGGTGAGGAAGGGGTGGGAGTGAGGGGTGGGTGTCCGAAGAGAATTCAGTGAAGAAGGCCATTAGAGAGGAAATGAGGGAAATAAGGTGTGCGAAGCTCTGAGCTTTTTCTCCCTAGTTTGGTTGAGGGCACACCATGGGTGAGTATCTGCCGCGAGGGGAGCTTGGTAGAGAACTGGAGGCAAGAAGGGAGGAAACGAGAAGGAACGGGGAGGAGAAAGGGCTTCTCTGGGGCTGCTTGCTTTtcccagattctcctgcctttcctGGCTCCCGGCAGTCCTGAAGGAATGATGGTTAGGGCGGAGAATCCtgcagaggaaagaagagaatggaCGGACCGGAGGAGAGCTCACATACCGCTTCTTggaggggagcagggagcaggggcTCTGAGGTTGCATGTCGCAGGCTCCAGGGAAGGAAGCTCTCCATGGGAACCTTCTTATGAATTCCACCAAGGTGCGTCCGGCACAGACCTGAAGGCAGCCACATCTGTGGAAATGAGGTTTGACGTGCATTTCGGATCCACAGAGAAGGTGGACTCTGTTTTGGAGAATGGaccaggaggggaaaaaaaggacttTAAATGCTGGCAGAACTTTGTATTCcactcattcattcgttcattcagcCATCCATCCTTTCCTTATCGTTCATCAAATTGGTGCGCACTGAGTCCACTTTGTGTCAGCGCCCTGCCTGGCCCGAGGACCTCAGGGTGGTTTCGGCAAAGTTCCGCCGCCAAGGAGCTCACTGGGCCGTGTTTCCTGCCAGGCCCCAGACATTCTTGCGTGGAGCCCGAGGAGGTTCTGTGTGAGATCTCAGCCTGAGGGAAGAAACAGGCGGAAGCCCGGGGGTTTGTCCAATCACACCCCTGATGGTGAGAGATGGGCGGGGTGCGGGGGGTGCCTGAGGCCCACTCCCAGCTGGACGCCTCCCTGCCACCCCGCGTGTCCTTTCCCAGACCCCAAAGCTTCCTGCCTGGTCTCAGTTTTTAGGCGAAGAGGGATTAGAAGCTGTAACAGGTGTTTCTGCTAAAGGGACGTGGCAGAGCAGCATTTGCGggttctctgtcacccagtgagACGTCCCAGCAGGAAGCCTGGTGTGTCTCCACTGAGAGCTCCACGGAGCAGCGTTGGCTCCCTGAGAAGTCGAGGCGTGATCAGTAGCGGCCTTCCCTTTGCAGAGAGAAGGCTCAGCGGGAGAAGACCCTGGTGCCATCTTCATAGGAGGTGGAAAGGAAGCCGTATGACAGGAGAAGGAACGAGGTTTGGGGTTCAAGGTGACGGCCACTGGGAAAAAGAGCTGCCCCAAGTTACAAAACTCTGGATCCTATATGGATAAACTATGCCCTGAGGAAGGAATCTCAGACGCATCTTAGGAGAAAATGTTCTAGCTTGGGAAACAAACACAATAGGAAGGTGAATCCAAATATTTCAAGTGGGTTTAAAGGACTGGAGTTCTAAGCGCTGCTTTGACTGTAAGTGATCACACCCCGGAATGTgctgaagaaaggaaaacaggccAGTATCCACGAGGACTATGGGCAAGGAAAACACGAGTGTGCGATGTGTCAAAGCGAGACATATGTGTATAGTAATAGAATCAAGTAATAGATAGTAATAGAATCCAGCTGATGTATTTGGCAGGGGCCGCGGGAGGATGAGGCAGCTCCCATCAGAATAGAAAGATATTAATACGGTAACAAAAGGGGGGCTCGAGGAAACGCAGCTCTCTTTTTCAGATGCCAGAAAGTAGTCAGACATGCtgagaacaaaacaaacacaaacaaaaactggcaAAGAAAGCTCTTCGAGAAGAGTAAGGCCAGTGATCTTCGGGAATCAAATCATTATTTCCACACGTGTCACAGGGAACACAGACATTAAAGCACAAAGGGGAAACTTACAAGAAAGTAGGAGGGAGAAGTCAAAGCTCAAGTAAAGAGATTTTTAACGTAGAGAAGCCGAGTTACCAAGGAAGAGAGAAGGCCAAGCCAGCTTGTCGCAGAATGTTCCGGAAGATAAGCTAATGATAGACTTACATAAATAGAGACTGACCAagatgatagtgagttcttggtGAAATTGCTTCCAAGGATTTCATACAAGTGTATTTCATAGAAATGTACAGTAACCAGATGACCgcattagaattttaaaactgccgggcgtggtggctcacgcatgtaattccaacactttgggaggctgaggcgggcagatcacttgaggtcaggagtttgagaccagcctgaccaacatgataaaaccctgtctctattaaaaatacaaaaattagcagggtgtggtggcatgtgcctgtaatcccagccactcgggaagctgaggcaggagcatcgcttgaacctgagaggttgcagtgaaccgagatcgtgccactgcactccagtctgactccatctcaaataaaataaaataaaataaaaatttaaaactgactCATGCGGTTAAGTGTGTTTCCAAAGGACATAATtggtgggaggcagagccaggcctgAATTGCCACCTCTTTCTGGCACGGCCAGTGCTCTTTCTCCCACTCCCTGCCACCTCCGCAGGCCCCTGCCCGTGCTAGTCCTGGTGAAACTGTGAATGTGCTTCTCCACTTGGGGGTGTGGGACAACGCTGGGGCCTTGGGCTGGGCTTCTGCGCTAGAAAGCCTTGCCGTCGAGCCAGGGGCTGCTGGAGCTGAGTTTTGTCTTCGATGACTTATGAAGGAAAGATGAAGCCATCAGATAATGAGCAGACGCTATGGTGCCCTGGATAAGAGCCTGGGTTCTGGCATCAGGCAAACCTAGATTTGCATTTCTACCTCTTTGATGAACTGGTTTTGGGACCTCACTAAGCCTCAATTGCTTCATCTGCTTACtcttattttaataacaataaaatgagaGGAAGAATGAGGTCATGCATCAAAGCCCTTAGCACagcgcctggcacatagaaagggCAGGTGCACATTGCCTGTCCTCCTCAGGAAACCGGGGCAGCGGTGGCTTCGATGTGGTTCTGCCCAGTTTGGGCACCGAGGTGTGGCCAGGCTGCAATGGATGTTGAAGTAAAGGATAAAGCTGGTGGCAGCTGACTTTACTAAGCCCTGGTGGAGGGGATTCTCGGAAACCCCACCGCAGAGGGTGGCACGAACTCCAGGGCTGGGGTACACACAGCACAGAGTTGTTCTGTGTCTGGGGAACTGGAGGACATCATATCAATGTCCCGCCCTCATGAACTCGTTATGAACCAGTGACTTCTCATGAACCGGCAAAAGCCAATTTGAAGCTCCAGAACAGGGAAGAAGCAACTTCCTgagagaaggaagcaggaaggagaaacAGCCCCGGTGCTAGGAAAGCCGTGGTTGACTGAACCAGActgtgggaaggagagggaaggcaaGCTACAGTGGTGCAGAAAGGGCTGTGGGCATCTTATCccaagggaggagggaggaggagacccAGGACGTCCCAGCCTCTGGGCCAGCAGAAATGCCAGCGCTTCTTAAATGTCACCCGGTTGAGGAGAAGGGGGTGTGGGAGCACAGCCTGTCctagaaaagaatagaaagagtAAAACTGGTGTTGGGGGTGAGTGGCGGAGGACACCTGGGTTGATAAGAAAGTGGGATATAGCAGCTGGGGAAGATTTAGTGCTGGAAAAGAACAGCAAATATGTGTGTATCTTTTACAATTAAACCTCCACCCAAGAGCCGGGGGATCCAAGAAGAGACCTGAAAACATATTTGTGGAGAAGGCGTAGAGTCCTCGGAAGTGGGGTTTTAAAGATGTCCAAGTCCAGTGGGGTGGACCCTGGGTAATGGTCGGAGTGGGCGGGAAAGAGGCGCCCAAGGAGCCGTCAACCCCTAGTTGGGATCAGGAGCCAGATGCGCCTGAGGAAGCGCCTGGACCCATGGCAGCCGGTGTGGGACGAACACCACATGAGTCTCGGGCATGTATTTTGATTTCAGCCTCCCTTATGAGGGGCAGCTCCTTCTTTTCATTCCCTGGCTTCCCTGGCTCTGAAATGGGGGTTCACCCTGAGGCTGCCCTGGTCCTGGCTGCAGGCACAGGAGGAAAGGCTTGTGAATGGCTGGTGGGCGTGTCCACGCCAGCCGAGGGCATGTTTACCTGGAAGCATATTTCTTCTCCTCAAGCCACTCACTGCACACTCAGAAAATCCCAGGACCAAAGAAAGGGTCAAAGGTTTCCACAGGCCACTGACACTGAGCTCTGGGCAAATGCAGACACTGAGCCGAGAGGAGGAGCGGGACTGGGTCTCCTGCCTGGAAGCCCTGGTTTGCCCCGCTGCCCTTTCCCTGCTTCTGAGCCCAGAGCCAGCATCTGCCAACCAGTCCACGTGCACTGGACCCTGCGAGGCTGGGCCTCGGGTGAAGGGCGGCTCCACCAGGGGCCCCGTGAGGTTACTCAGTCAGAGTGCCTGACTCCTCAAAGTGTTGCCTGTGACCAGCCCCGACCAGTTCAAGGGTGGCAGGGAGAGCACCCCTGCATTGCGGCTGGACCTCAGCCCAGTAGGTGGGGGAGGCAACAGGTACACAGGCATCCCCCCGGGAGGTCGGGGCAAAGTGCTGTGGGTGCAGGAGGGCAGTCGTGGCCCGCGGGAGGGCAGAGCTGCTTTAGGGGGCTGCTTGCATCTGGATGGCTTGAGACGGGTGTGGTAAGGGGGTCCTGGGAGGACAGGGTGCAGTGTGGGGAGGCCTGGAgagggaggctgggtgggagagCAGAAGGGTGGTTTGGGGAGGGGATCTTCCTGCCCTCAGTGCCCCTGGCCATTGCAGGCTTCACCTCCACCAGTGGCCTCCTGTGGGACCCAAATTCATTTCCACTATAGACACGGGGTCAGACTTGCTGGTAGCCCAGGTTCCTGTCTCTGGGCTCCCCTCCACGGAGCCTGTATGGGCAGGTCACTCCtgtccttttctccctcttccttctctgggGCAGCCCTGCTCTCCTCCCAGGACACAGCCCCACCCAGGGCACCCTGCAGCTGAGCTTGGTGCCGGGACCTGCTCTGGCCTGGAGGGGATGCACATCAATCCCTGCAGACGGGCTGGCTCCCACAGGACAGGTTTCCCTTGGAAAGAGCTCCTAAGAGCGGGCAGCGGCCAACCGTCCCCTGGAACTACGCCGAGGACCCTCCTGTCGAGGGGACCGAGCCTGTGAGGTCAGTAGGAGTGGAGCGTAGGCACTGGGCTGCTGTCAGGCCAGAGGGAGGAGGCGGCTCTCCCAGGCTCACTGCTCTGCTGAGTCAAAGCCAGTGCCCTTCCTGTCTCTGCCAGCCCCATGTGTCCAACGGCAAGCGCAGAGTAGAGCAAGTGCCAGGGGGAGAGGACACCGTCTGGCCAGCCCTGTCCTCCACAGACGGCCCTATGGTCCTGCATGGCGCCCGCCTCCTTTCCTCTCTGACCACAAACTCACATCTCTCTTGCTTTCCTGGCCCCTCTTGGACCCCAGGGCCGTCGTCTCCTTGCTCAGCACCGTCCGGGTATGAAGAGCCACGGCACAGAGGCGTTGCTTCCCAAAAGCCTCTGAGCGGCCACCCACTTACTGGATGGGCCACTGGCCAGGCACCCGCAGCTGCTGGTGGGACGTGGGGTCTCAAGAGGGTAGAACTCACAATGGGAGGGAAGACTGGTCCCTTGCCTTTGTAGGGTGCCTTGCAGGCTACAGGCACTTTCCCATTCGCTTCTTGCAGCAGCCCCATAGCAGGAAGAGGTAGGGATTCCTGACCTCCTCTACAGTGGATGCAACCAGAGCTCCTAAGCCGAGGGCCTCCTTGTCTCCAGCTCTCCCTGGGATGGGCCCTACacgggagcctgaggtgggaggattgcttgagcccgggaggcacaggttgcagtgagccaagattgtgccactgcactccagct from Papio anubis isolate 15944 chromosome 11, Panubis1.0, whole genome shotgun sequence encodes:
- the LOC103887267 gene encoding uncharacterized protein LOC103887267, which codes for MVGVGGKEAPKEPSTPSWDQEPDAPEEAPGPMAAGVGRTPHESRACILISASLMRGSSFFSFPGFPGSEMGVHPEAALVLAAGTGGKACEWLVGVSTPAEGMFTWKHISSPQATHCTLRKSQDQRKGQRFPQATDTELWANADTEPRGGAGLGLLPGSPGLPRCPFPASEPRASICQPVHVHWTLRGWASGEGRLHQGPREVTQSECLTPQSVACDQPRPVQGWQGEHPCIAAGPQPSRWGRQQVHRHPPGRSGQSAVGAGGQSWPAGGQSCFRGLLASGWLETGVPCSPPRTQPHPGHPAAELGAGTCSGLEGMHINPCRRAGSHRTGFPWKELLRAGSGQPSPGTTPRTLLSRGPSL